In Desulfovulcanus ferrireducens, the following proteins share a genomic window:
- a CDS encoding cytochrome ubiquinol oxidase subunit I, translated as MDVVFLSRLQFAMATMFHFIFVPLTLGLSMLVAIMETIYVKTGDETYKRMAKFWGKLFLINFALGVVTGITLEFQFGTNWSKYSEYVGDIFGSLLAIEATAAFFLESTFIAVWVFGWDKLSPKMHLLSIWLVAVASNLSAIWILIANAFMQHPVGYVMRNGRAELANFWDVVFHKFAWLEILHTITGAYILAGFFVLGVSSYHLLRSNKVDFFKKSFRIAATFALIFSLVEVVEGHFHGSEIAETQPTKLAAMESLWETGSNVPMHLLVVPDEDNEKNSLEAIPIPGLLSFLAYHNPSATVKGLKDFPKEERPPVALTFYSFRIMVGLAFLFLLLSFLAWKNKANPLQSKGLLKALIWAIPLPYIANEAGWIVAEVGRQPWIVYGLMKTSDAVSPVSSGQVWFSFALLTILYTFLGAVDIYLLAKFARKGPEA; from the coding sequence ATGGACGTGGTTTTTTTGTCCAGGCTACAATTTGCCATGGCAACCATGTTTCACTTCATTTTTGTACCCCTAACACTGGGGCTTTCCATGTTAGTAGCAATCATGGAAACCATTTATGTTAAAACTGGCGATGAGACTTACAAACGTATGGCCAAATTCTGGGGCAAGCTGTTTTTGATTAATTTTGCTTTGGGTGTGGTAACCGGGATAACTCTTGAATTTCAGTTCGGCACTAACTGGTCCAAATATTCTGAGTATGTGGGTGATATTTTTGGTTCTTTGCTGGCCATTGAAGCAACGGCAGCCTTTTTTCTGGAGTCAACTTTTATTGCTGTGTGGGTTTTTGGATGGGATAAGCTTTCACCTAAGATGCATCTTTTAAGTATCTGGCTGGTGGCCGTGGCATCCAATCTTTCTGCCATATGGATTCTAATTGCCAACGCCTTTATGCAGCATCCGGTTGGCTATGTCATGCGAAATGGCCGGGCAGAGCTGGCTAACTTTTGGGATGTAGTGTTCCACAAGTTTGCCTGGCTGGAAATTTTGCATACAATAACCGGAGCATACATTTTGGCCGGATTTTTTGTATTGGGAGTCTCCAGCTACCATCTGTTGCGTAGCAATAAGGTGGACTTTTTTAAAAAATCTTTTCGCATTGCAGCTACTTTTGCTTTGATCTTCTCTTTGGTGGAAGTTGTGGAAGGCCATTTTCACGGCTCAGAGATTGCTGAGACACAGCCTACAAAATTGGCAGCTATGGAGTCTTTATGGGAGACTGGCAGCAATGTGCCTATGCATCTTTTAGTTGTTCCGGATGAGGATAATGAGAAGAATTCACTGGAAGCTATTCCTATTCCTGGCCTGCTTAGTTTTCTAGCTTATCATAACCCTTCTGCAACAGTAAAAGGATTGAAAGATTTTCCCAAAGAGGAAAGGCCACCGGTCGCGCTTACTTTTTATTCCTTTAGAATCATGGTTGGCCTGGCATTTTTATTTCTTTTGCTTTCTTTTCTGGCCTGGAAAAATAAAGCCAATCCTCTGCAAAGCAAAGGGCTGTTGAAAGCTTTGATTTGGGCCATTCCGCTACCTTATATTGCCAATGAAGCTGGCTGGATTGTGGCCGAAGTTGGCAGACAGCCCTGGATTGTCTATGGTTTGATGAAAACCTCTGATGCTGTTTCTCCGGTGAGCAGTGGACAAGTCTGGTTTTCCTTTGCTCTTTTGACCATTTTATATACCTTTTTAGGCGCGGTGGATATATATCTTCTGGCAAAATTTGCTCGCAAGGGACCGGAAGCTTAA
- a CDS encoding desulfoferrodoxin encodes MAKVLEIYKCDVCGNIVEVLHGGVGELVCCGQPMKLFKENSVDAAYEKHVPVIEKSENGYKIKVGSVAHPMEEKHYIEWIELVADGKAYRKFLKAGDSPEAEFCIDASTITARAYCNLHGLWKADA; translated from the coding sequence ATGGCCAAAGTCTTAGAAATCTACAAGTGTGACGTATGTGGTAATATTGTGGAAGTATTGCATGGTGGTGTGGGAGAGTTGGTTTGCTGTGGTCAGCCAATGAAGCTATTTAAAGAAAATAGTGTTGATGCAGCTTATGAAAAGCATGTTCCTGTAATTGAAAAAAGTGAAAATGGATATAAGATCAAGGTTGGCAGCGTAGCCCACCCAATGGAAGAAAAACATTATATAGAGTGGATTGAGCTTGTTGCTGATGGCAAGGCTTACAGGAAGTTTTTAAAAGCTGGTGATTCTCCAGAAGCTGAGTTTTGTATTGACGCCAGTACTATTACTGCCAGGGCCTATTGTAATTTGCATGGTCTGTGGAAGGCAGATGCTTAA
- a CDS encoding NADH peroxidase, translating to MKRWVCTVCGYVHEGDVPPEKCPQCGAPKEKFEEQQAGDLSWADEHRIGVAKGVDEEVLEGLRANFVGECTEVGMYLAMSRQADREGYPEVAEAYKRIAFEEAEHAAKFAELLGEVLVPDTKANLKARVEAENGACKGKKELATKAKEFGYDAIHDTVHEMCKDEARHGQAFEGLLKRYFG from the coding sequence ATGAAAAGATGGGTTTGTACTGTTTGTGGTTATGTCCATGAGGGTGATGTTCCGCCTGAGAAGTGTCCCCAATGCGGTGCTCCAAAAGAAAAATTTGAGGAGCAGCAGGCTGGTGATCTGTCCTGGGCAGATGAGCATAGGATTGGTGTTGCCAAGGGCGTTGATGAGGAAGTTTTGGAAGGTTTGAGAGCCAACTTCGTGGGTGAGTGCACAGAAGTCGGGATGTATCTTGCTATGAGCCGTCAGGCAGATAGAGAGGGATATCCCGAAGTGGCAGAGGCTTACAAGAGAATAGCCTTTGAAGAGGCAGAACATGCTGCCAAGTTTGCAGAATTGTTGGGGGAAGTTCTTGTTCCTGATACAAAGGCCAACCTGAAAGCCAGAGTCGAGGCTGAAAACGGAGCTTGTAAGGGCAAGAAAGAACTTGCCACGAAGGCCAAGGAATTTGGTTACGATGCCATCCATGATACTGTTCACGAGATGTGCAAAGACGAGGCTCGACATGGACAGGCATTTGAGGGCCTTTTAAAGAGGTATTTTGGTTAA
- a CDS encoding cytochrome c3 family protein, translated as MPKQKKQNRSLVLGLCIGSCLAIVLALVGAAQIHSTNKVKFCASCHEMQTFYKTWVEAGHGLAQKGAMKAKCVDCHLPEEGLLTYLGTKAKAGANDYIAHIIRKKVDWVAKREEREKYTYETGCKKCHKELVAPGIPIKAFLAHRTYELGETDKTCISCHHNVGHGDLLLALNNQQ; from the coding sequence ATGCCCAAACAAAAAAAGCAAAACCGTTCGCTTGTACTAGGCCTATGCATAGGGTCATGTCTGGCTATTGTCCTGGCATTGGTAGGCGCTGCCCAAATTCACTCGACCAACAAAGTAAAATTTTGCGCGTCCTGCCATGAGATGCAGACTTTTTACAAAACCTGGGTAGAGGCTGGGCATGGACTGGCCCAAAAAGGCGCAATGAAGGCCAAATGCGTTGATTGTCACCTCCCTGAAGAAGGGCTTTTGACTTATCTGGGAACTAAGGCCAAAGCTGGTGCAAACGACTATATAGCCCATATAATTAGGAAAAAAGTCGACTGGGTAGCCAAAAGAGAGGAACGCGAAAAATATACTTATGAAACAGGCTGTAAAAAATGTCATAAAGAGCTTGTTGCCCCTGGTATCCCCATCAAGGCATTTTTAGCCCACAGGACATACGAGCTTGGGGAAACAGATAAAACCTGCATTTCCTGTCATCACAATGTAGGCCACGGAGATTTGCTCTTGGCCCTTAACAATCAACAATAA
- a CDS encoding DVU0298 family protein, protein MTQIKKSNRALKEEILAILSQDNIGAHLSELSNYPLRRVVNPLFSALLSPDPKVKWHGVTAFGFVVDKMAEENLEDARIIMRRFMWTLNDESGGIGWGAPEAMGEIMARNHKLALEFHPILISYLQEDELGKDNFLEYLPLRRGAFWGIARLAQSRPELAKKARSKIVSALGCEDDAYILIYILLYIQILGIFEIKQHVQRLLQDERQVEIYWEQKFIKVRIRELVSQIVKESLEPKSD, encoded by the coding sequence GTGACGCAAATAAAAAAAAGTAACAGGGCGCTTAAAGAAGAAATATTGGCTATCCTTAGCCAGGATAATATTGGTGCCCATCTTTCTGAGCTTTCAAATTATCCTCTGCGTCGGGTAGTTAATCCGCTATTTTCGGCTTTGCTCAGTCCTGATCCAAAGGTAAAGTGGCATGGGGTAACTGCTTTTGGTTTTGTTGTGGATAAAATGGCTGAGGAGAATTTGGAAGATGCTCGGATAATTATGCGCAGATTCATGTGGACGCTTAATGATGAGTCTGGTGGAATTGGCTGGGGAGCACCTGAGGCTATGGGCGAAATTATGGCCCGGAACCATAAGCTTGCCCTGGAATTCCATCCTATTTTAATTTCCTACCTGCAGGAGGATGAGCTGGGGAAAGATAATTTTTTGGAGTATCTTCCCCTAAGGAGGGGGGCTTTTTGGGGTATTGCTCGGCTGGCTCAGTCAAGGCCTGAGCTGGCCAAAAAGGCCCGCTCCAAAATAGTGAGCGCTCTGGGTTGTGAGGATGACGCCTATATTTTGATCTATATTTTACTTTATATTCAGATTCTGGGGATTTTTGAAATCAAACAACATGTGCAAAGGTTACTTCAGGATGAGCGCCAAGTGGAAATTTACTGGGAGCAGAAATTTATTAAAGTCAGAATAAGAGAGTTGGTTAGCCAAATTGTGAAAGAAAGTCTTGAACCGAAGTCAGATTAA
- a CDS encoding multiheme c-type cytochrome — protein MHLLKRMFLLLWLIILSLMLGSTFALAQEKGYPNLLKTKELVITRGYSKDALKCIECHAKKTPGIVESWRESRMAHAGVSCYDCHAVPKSSPMASQCEGVKGTKIFTSPMVSPKTCSKCHPKEVEQFSKSGHAKLASAPVVEKAKFKKLMYDLEGGKFAGVPENSKLRLAARQSGCQMCHGTEVKLNADKKPTDDSWPAGIGTRYPDGGIGNCVVCHNRHSFKISEARKPEACAKCHIGPDHPNIEIYYESNHGQLFLTEGEEWRWDSAPDTWEPGDYKAPTCAVCHMSGIGELATTHNVNERLKWDLVHPKSVVRSGERGDGEKGRQLMRKVCSNCHSSVHSNSHFAKLDRAVDLYNFYYDGASKMLAELKAKNLLKEDKWKDAFQELNYYLWHHTGRRARHGAAMAGPDYAHWHGFFQIFQIYKDMQDIFDYRIKNNKIEELSPVMSTGPY, from the coding sequence ATGCATTTGCTAAAGAGAATGTTTCTACTGCTCTGGCTCATTATCCTGAGCCTGATGCTGGGCAGTACTTTTGCCCTGGCCCAGGAAAAAGGTTATCCTAATTTGTTAAAAACCAAAGAATTAGTCATCACCAGGGGATATTCCAAAGACGCACTGAAATGTATTGAGTGCCACGCCAAAAAAACCCCTGGTATCGTGGAAAGTTGGCGAGAGTCCCGCATGGCTCATGCAGGCGTATCTTGTTATGACTGCCATGCAGTACCCAAAAGCTCACCAATGGCCAGTCAGTGTGAGGGCGTAAAAGGCACGAAAATTTTTACCTCTCCTATGGTCTCACCTAAGACCTGCTCCAAGTGTCACCCCAAAGAGGTAGAACAATTCAGCAAAAGTGGCCATGCAAAACTTGCCAGCGCCCCGGTAGTGGAAAAGGCCAAGTTTAAAAAATTAATGTATGATTTAGAAGGCGGAAAGTTTGCTGGCGTTCCGGAAAACAGTAAACTGCGCCTGGCTGCCAGGCAGAGCGGCTGCCAGATGTGTCATGGTACCGAAGTCAAGCTTAATGCCGACAAAAAACCAACAGACGATAGCTGGCCAGCAGGCATAGGGACCAGATATCCAGATGGCGGAATAGGCAATTGTGTAGTCTGTCATAACAGGCATAGCTTTAAAATTTCAGAGGCCCGTAAGCCAGAGGCCTGCGCCAAATGTCATATTGGCCCTGACCATCCAAACATTGAGATTTATTACGAAAGCAATCATGGACAACTTTTCTTAACAGAAGGTGAAGAGTGGAGATGGGATAGTGCGCCTGATACTTGGGAACCTGGTGACTACAAGGCTCCAACCTGTGCCGTCTGCCACATGAGCGGCATTGGCGAACTGGCCACTACCCATAATGTTAATGAGCGGTTGAAATGGGATCTGGTACATCCCAAGAGCGTAGTCAGAAGCGGCGAGCGCGGGGATGGTGAAAAGGGACGTCAACTCATGCGTAAAGTTTGTAGCAATTGTCACAGCTCGGTGCACTCAAACAGTCACTTTGCCAAACTTGATCGGGCAGTTGATCTGTATAATTTCTACTACGATGGCGCATCCAAAATGCTGGCAGAGTTGAAAGCCAAAAATCTCCTTAAAGAAGACAAATGGAAAGACGCCTTTCAAGAACTTAATTACTATCTCTGGCACCATACCGGACGCCGGGCACGTCACGGTGCTGCCATGGCCGGTCCAGATTATGCTCACTGGCACGGATTCTTCCAAATCTTCCAGATATATAAAGATATGCAGGACATTTTTGACTACAGGATAAAGAACAACAAGATTGAAGAGTTAAGTCCTGTCATGTCCACTGGTCCATATTAA
- a CDS encoding FprA family A-type flavoprotein produces the protein MAVVEVKKNIYWVGVVDWNLRNFHGYSLARKGTTYNAYLVLDDKITLFDTVPETFKLDLYHQIQNLVKISDIDYIVVNHVEPDHSGALPFIVEKACPEKIFCSTMGKKALLDHYHEQDWTYEVVGTGDFISLGQRQVQFMETRMLHWPDSMLSYIPEEKLLISNDAFGQNIAASERFDDEIDLNELLKEAKHYYANIILPYSQLVQKVLARIRDAGLEIDMIAPDHGFIWRSHVDKILAAYEEFSAQKLFNKAVVVYDTMWKSTEKMAKAIADGLVEEGTSVKLMSLKSYHHSDVMGEVADAAAVICGSPTHNNGMLPLMAGFLNYMKGLRPAGRIGAAFGSFGWSGEAAKQIAQVLKEAKFELPVEEFRVKNVPTHEHLAKCKEMGRVIAQKIQEKLAG, from the coding sequence ATGGCTGTAGTGGAAGTTAAAAAGAATATTTATTGGGTGGGTGTTGTTGACTGGAACTTACGAAACTTCCATGGGTACTCTTTGGCCAGGAAAGGAACAACGTATAATGCCTATCTTGTGCTGGATGATAAAATTACGCTTTTTGATACTGTTCCAGAAACTTTTAAATTAGATCTTTACCATCAAATTCAAAATCTAGTTAAAATATCTGATATTGATTATATTGTGGTCAACCATGTTGAACCGGACCATTCTGGAGCTTTGCCTTTTATTGTAGAGAAGGCTTGTCCTGAGAAAATATTTTGTTCCACAATGGGGAAAAAGGCTCTTTTAGATCACTATCACGAACAAGACTGGACTTATGAAGTGGTAGGAACTGGCGATTTCATTTCTTTAGGACAGAGACAAGTCCAGTTTATGGAAACCAGGATGCTCCATTGGCCGGATAGTATGCTGTCGTATATTCCGGAGGAAAAATTGCTTATTTCCAACGATGCCTTTGGTCAAAACATCGCTGCCTCTGAGAGGTTTGATGATGAAATAGACTTAAACGAGCTTCTAAAGGAAGCTAAACATTATTATGCGAATATTATTCTTCCCTATTCACAACTGGTGCAAAAGGTCCTGGCCAGGATCAGGGATGCCGGACTGGAAATTGACATGATTGCTCCGGACCATGGTTTTATCTGGCGCTCGCACGTGGATAAGATTTTGGCTGCATATGAAGAATTTAGTGCCCAGAAACTTTTTAATAAAGCAGTTGTTGTCTACGATACCATGTGGAAGAGCACGGAAAAGATGGCCAAGGCCATAGCTGATGGGCTTGTGGAAGAGGGTACTTCGGTTAAGCTCATGTCCCTTAAGTCTTATCACCATAGCGATGTGATGGGGGAAGTGGCTGATGCTGCTGCGGTTATTTGTGGATCGCCTACTCACAACAATGGTATGCTTCCGCTTATGGCTGGTTTTCTAAACTATATGAAAGGATTACGGCCAGCAGGGCGGATAGGTGCCGCTTTTGGCTCTTTTGGTTGGAGTGGAGAGGCAGCCAAACAGATTGCACAAGTTTTGAAAGAGGCCAAGTTTGAACTGCCTGTAGAGGAGTTTAGGGTCAAAAATGTACCTACGCATGAACACCTGGCTAAGTGCAAGGAAATGGGAAGAGTGATTGCCCAAAAGATTCAAGAGAAATTGGCTGGCTAG
- the rd gene encoding rubredoxin — MERWVCTICGYVYDPAVGDQESGVAAGTKFEDLPDDWVCPVCGATKENFNQEA, encoded by the coding sequence ATGGAGCGTTGGGTATGCACAATTTGTGGCTATGTTTACGACCCAGCAGTAGGCGATCAGGAAAGTGGGGTAGCTGCTGGAACCAAGTTTGAAGACTTGCCAGATGACTGGGTTTGTCCTGTTTGCGGAGCAACAAAGGAGAATTTTAATCAGGAGGCATAA
- the rbr gene encoding rubrerythrin: protein MKSVKGTKTEQNLLTAFAGESQARNRYTYFAKQAKKEGYVQISRIFEETAEQEKEHAKRLFKFLEGGEVEVQASFPAGVIGSTLENLKAAAAGENYEQEKMYPGFAKIAEEEGFQEIANVFRAIAVAERQHEKRYTDLADNIEKGRVFKREEEVVWRCLNCGYLHRGNEAPETCPACDHAQSYFELLAENW, encoded by the coding sequence ATGAAATCAGTTAAGGGCACTAAAACCGAACAAAATCTTTTAACGGCTTTTGCTGGTGAGTCTCAGGCCAGAAATCGATACACATACTTTGCCAAACAGGCTAAAAAAGAAGGGTATGTTCAGATTTCCAGGATATTTGAAGAGACGGCTGAGCAGGAAAAAGAACATGCAAAGAGGCTATTCAAGTTTTTAGAGGGTGGAGAGGTTGAGGTTCAGGCTTCTTTTCCCGCTGGAGTAATTGGGTCTACTTTGGAAAATCTAAAGGCAGCGGCTGCTGGTGAAAATTATGAGCAGGAAAAGATGTATCCTGGGTTTGCCAAAATAGCTGAAGAAGAAGGATTCCAGGAAATTGCTAACGTTTTTCGAGCCATTGCGGTAGCGGAAAGGCAGCATGAAAAAAGGTATACAGATCTTGCGGACAATATTGAGAAAGGGCGAGTTTTTAAGCGGGAAGAAGAAGTGGTTTGGCGTTGTCTGAATTGCGGATACTTACATAGAGGAAATGAGGCTCCAGAAACTTGTCCTGCTTGCGATCATGCCCAGAGCTATTTTGAATTACTTGCTGAGAACTGGTAG
- the cydB gene encoding cytochrome d ubiquinol oxidase subunit II, with amino-acid sequence MLETIWFLLWGVLWAIYFVLDGFDLGLGTLLPFLARNEQEKRIIYNAMGPFWDGNEVWLITAGGVTFAAFPKTYAVMFSGLYTALMLLLVALIIRGVSFEFRSKVESPAWKALWDGCMFVGSFLPALLLGVAFANIFKGIPIDENGVFQGNIFTLLNPYGLLGGVLFVLLFLEHGALWLAFRTEGDLQLRSGLVAVKVWPIKVVVAVLFLIFSAVTTKLYANYLVYPVLFIVLALPLAGIFMSRIYMAAHSWLKAWVASAVTIAGTTLFGVIGIYPALLPSSLNPAYSMTITNSSSSPLTLKIMLGVALTFVPIVIAYQFWVYKTFSHTLTAKDLEYEEAY; translated from the coding sequence ATGTTAGAGACAATCTGGTTTTTGCTCTGGGGAGTTCTCTGGGCAATATATTTTGTTCTGGATGGATTTGACCTTGGTTTAGGAACGCTATTGCCTTTTTTGGCTAGAAATGAACAGGAAAAAAGAATTATTTATAATGCCATGGGGCCGTTCTGGGATGGCAATGAAGTCTGGTTGATAACAGCAGGCGGTGTCACATTTGCAGCCTTTCCCAAAACTTATGCGGTTATGTTTTCAGGCCTCTATACCGCGTTGATGCTTTTGCTTGTTGCCTTAATTATTCGCGGGGTCAGTTTTGAATTTCGAAGCAAGGTGGAAAGCCCGGCCTGGAAAGCATTGTGGGATGGTTGCATGTTCGTGGGCAGTTTCCTGCCAGCTCTTCTGCTTGGTGTCGCGTTTGCCAATATTTTTAAAGGAATTCCCATAGATGAGAATGGTGTTTTTCAGGGTAATATTTTTACCTTGCTTAACCCATATGGTTTGCTTGGCGGAGTTCTTTTTGTTCTTCTGTTTCTTGAGCATGGCGCCCTGTGGCTGGCTTTCAGGACTGAAGGAGATTTGCAGCTTAGAAGTGGTTTAGTGGCGGTTAAGGTGTGGCCGATTAAAGTTGTGGTTGCAGTTTTATTTCTGATATTCAGTGCTGTAACTACCAAGCTTTATGCCAACTATCTTGTCTATCCGGTTTTGTTTATTGTTTTGGCCCTGCCTTTGGCCGGCATTTTTATGTCCCGTATTTATATGGCTGCTCATAGTTGGCTAAAGGCATGGGTTGCCTCAGCTGTCACTATTGCCGGGACAACCCTTTTTGGGGTGATAGGAATTTACCCGGCTCTTCTGCCATCCAGTTTGAATCCGGCCTACAGTATGACCATTACAAATTCCTCATCAAGTCCGCTCACCTTAAAAATTATGCTTGGAGTGGCTTTGACCTTTGTGCCCATTGTTATTGCATATCAGTTTTGGGTTTATAAGACCTTTAGCCACACGCTGACAGCTAAAGACTTGGAGTACGAAGAGGCGTATTAA
- a CDS encoding rubredoxin, with the protein MTNPEAMWQCQVVNCGYIYDPNKGDRKGKIPKGTRFEELPDDWHCPVCGASKKSFQPLSG; encoded by the coding sequence ATGACCAATCCAGAAGCTATGTGGCAATGCCAGGTTGTAAATTGTGGTTATATCTATGATCCGAATAAAGGGGATCGCAAGGGTAAGATTCCTAAGGGAACCAGGTTTGAAGAGTTGCCCGATGACTGGCATTGCCCTGTTTGTGGAGCAAGTAAAAAGAGTTTTCAGCCTCTGTCCGGGTAG